In the genome of Bradyrhizobium arachidis, one region contains:
- a CDS encoding hydrogenase small subunit, translating to MGGPTETFYSVIRRQGMTRRSFHKFCTLTAASLGLSPLAASSFANALETKPRVPVIWLHGLECTCCSESFIRSAHPLIKDALLSMISLDYDDTIMAAAGHQAEAILEETRAKYKGRYVLAVEGNPPLNEGGMFCIDGGKPFVEKLRCMAEEAMAIIAWGTCASWGCVHAAKPNPTGAASIDKVITNKPIIKVPGCPPIAEVMSGLVTFITTFGKLPELDRRGRPSMFYSERIHDKCYRRSHFDAGQFVEEWDDKYARKGYCLYKMGCKGPTTYNACSAIRWNGGVSFPIQSGHGCFGCSEDGFWDNGSFYDRLTTIKQFGIEENADQIGMAAAGVVGLTVAAHAAVTAVKRLTHKSDRAAPKGKLS from the coding sequence ATGGGTGGTCCAACGGAAACGTTCTACAGCGTGATCAGACGCCAAGGTATGACGCGTCGTAGTTTTCACAAATTCTGCACTTTGACTGCCGCGAGCTTGGGACTTAGTCCGCTCGCCGCAAGCAGTTTTGCCAACGCCTTGGAGACCAAACCACGTGTGCCCGTCATCTGGCTGCACGGGCTCGAATGTACCTGCTGCTCGGAAAGCTTTATCCGCTCGGCCCATCCCTTGATCAAGGACGCGCTGCTCTCGATGATTTCGCTCGACTATGACGATACGATCATGGCGGCGGCGGGACACCAGGCCGAAGCCATCCTGGAGGAAACTCGTGCCAAGTACAAAGGCAGGTATGTGCTCGCCGTCGAAGGCAATCCACCGCTGAACGAGGGGGGCATGTTCTGCATTGACGGCGGCAAGCCGTTCGTTGAAAAGCTCAGGTGCATGGCGGAAGAGGCCATGGCGATCATCGCTTGGGGCACGTGTGCGTCATGGGGATGCGTGCACGCGGCCAAGCCCAATCCGACTGGCGCGGCGTCGATCGATAAGGTGATCACCAACAAGCCGATCATTAAGGTGCCCGGGTGCCCGCCTATCGCAGAGGTCATGAGTGGCCTCGTGACTTTCATCACCACGTTCGGAAAGCTTCCGGAGCTCGATCGCCGAGGGCGTCCAAGTATGTTCTATTCCGAGCGCATTCACGACAAGTGCTATCGGCGTTCCCATTTCGACGCTGGCCAATTCGTCGAAGAGTGGGACGATAAGTACGCGCGCAAGGGCTATTGCCTGTACAAGATGGGCTGCAAAGGGCCAACCACCTACAATGCCTGTTCGGCCATTCGGTGGAACGGCGGCGTCTCATTTCCGATTCAATCCGGGCACGGCTGCTTCGGCTGTTCCGAAGACGGCTTCTGGGATAATGGGTCTTTTTACGACCGTCTCACAACCATCAAGCAGTTCGGCATCGAGGAGAACGCCGACCAGATCGGCATGGCTGCTGCTGGCGTAGTTGGGCTAACGGTCGCTGCCCATGCGGCGGTCACCGCAGTGAAGCGGTTGACCCACAAGTCGGATCGCGCAGCCCCCAAAGGTAAACTGAGTTGA
- a CDS encoding HyaD/HybD family hydrogenase maturation endopeptidase, translating into MQPENKKRILVLGIGNILWADEGFGVRAVEEFHRYYVIDDNVTVLDGGTQGLYLVSFLEQADRLIVFDAVDYGLLPGQLKLVRDDEVPKFTAVKKVSLHQTGFQEVLSAADLLGRRPRELALIGCQPMNLEHWGGPLTTPVRLQIAPAIKLACKLLAQWGSPAKPRTAPLPASERLLANNIDRANYEMGAQPI; encoded by the coding sequence ATGCAACCGGAAAACAAGAAAAGGATCCTGGTGCTCGGCATCGGCAATATCCTGTGGGCCGATGAGGGATTCGGCGTGCGGGCGGTCGAGGAGTTTCACCGGTACTACGTGATCGATGACAACGTAACGGTCCTCGATGGCGGCACACAGGGACTCTACCTCGTCAGTTTTCTGGAGCAGGCCGATCGCCTGATCGTGTTCGATGCCGTCGACTATGGATTGCTGCCCGGGCAGTTGAAGCTGGTGCGAGATGACGAAGTGCCAAAATTTACCGCCGTCAAGAAGGTGAGCCTACATCAGACCGGCTTTCAGGAGGTCTTGAGTGCGGCCGACCTGCTTGGCCGTCGCCCGCGAGAGCTCGCTCTCATCGGCTGTCAGCCGATGAACCTGGAGCATTGGGGCGGTCCGCTGACCACCCCGGTACGCCTCCAGATTGCGCCTGCGATTAAACTGGCTTGCAAACTCCTGGCGCAGTGGGGCTCGCCGGCAAAGCCGCGGACCGCGCCGCTGCCTGCATCAGAACGGCTGTTGGCAAACAATATCGACCGTGCAAACTATGAGATGGGGGCGCAGCCGATCTAG
- a CDS encoding hydrogenase expression/formation protein — MKTAIRVVSDVAYGAANDLATGSGSLDVFYSGLTSASALAKRAWRDGDELARTYPNATALLSNAAAAVGRQKSGARTQLYGLANLSDPERKLIGEVLGAGEVAGVVALPDGSLAQIRESVLAGIWRVRIGSEPAREYLEVGAIPQIVRRAATDLTSADLAIGPAPDGAMNVQPVLAEIRERARVWRFGMRAHIINLTLLPMSVIDLAFLQQSLGNGPVQLIFRGYSTCRVQATGIRNVWSVQFFNSTDNIILDTLEVGGVPMLALAADEDLQDSAERMQEIIEAYFT, encoded by the coding sequence ATGAAAACAGCGATCCGCGTTGTATCCGACGTCGCCTACGGGGCGGCGAATGACCTTGCCACCGGCTCTGGAAGTCTCGATGTATTCTACAGCGGGTTAACGAGTGCGAGTGCGCTCGCCAAGCGCGCTTGGCGCGACGGCGACGAGCTTGCAAGGACCTATCCGAATGCCACCGCGCTATTATCAAATGCCGCCGCTGCCGTTGGCAGACAGAAGAGCGGCGCTCGGACACAACTGTACGGACTCGCGAATCTCAGCGATCCCGAGCGCAAGCTGATAGGCGAAGTGCTCGGAGCCGGTGAGGTCGCTGGGGTGGTTGCGCTGCCAGATGGCTCTTTGGCGCAAATCCGTGAGTCCGTGCTTGCAGGAATTTGGCGCGTGCGCATCGGAAGCGAGCCGGCGCGCGAATATCTTGAGGTCGGAGCGATCCCGCAGATTGTCCGGCGCGCCGCAACTGACCTGACGTCCGCCGACCTTGCGATCGGCCCCGCGCCCGACGGCGCGATGAACGTGCAACCGGTCCTCGCCGAAATACGCGAGCGGGCCCGCGTCTGGCGCTTTGGAATGCGCGCGCATATCATCAATCTCACCTTGCTGCCGATGAGCGTTATCGACCTGGCATTCCTGCAGCAAAGCCTGGGGAATGGTCCGGTCCAACTCATCTTCCGCGGCTACAGCACATGCCGAGTGCAGGCGACCGGGATCAGGAACGTCTGGTCGGTCCAGTTCTTCAATTCTACGGACAATATCATCCTTGATACGTTGGAGGTCGGCGGCGTGCCGATGCTAGCGTTGGCCGCCGACGAGGATTTGCAGGACTCTGCCGAGCGCATGCAGGAAATTATTGAGGCGTACTTCACATGA
- a CDS encoding nickel-dependent hydrogenase large subunit, whose translation MAVQTPNGFNLDRSGRRIVIDPLTRIEGHLRVEANLDSDNVIRNAVSSGTMWRGIEVILRGRDPRDAWAFTERICGVCTGTHALTSVRAVENALGIAIPENANSIRNIMQLCLLVHDHLVHFYHLHALDWVDVVSALKADPKSTSALAQSISPWPLSSPGYFRDLQIRLTKFFGSGQLGPFKNGYWGHPAYKLPPEANLMAVAHYLEALDFQKEIVKIQAIYGGKNPHPNWLVGGVPCAINIDGTGAVGAINMERLNIVSSIIDRSIEFVEQVYLPDVVAICSFYKDWLHGGGLSSKSVMSYGDIPENANDSSCFKLPRGVILGGNLKEILPIDHGDPEQIQEFVAHSWYRYPSDRCGLHPWDGITEPSFELGPKLKGSKTDIKELDEGGKYSWIKAPRWRGQAVEVGPLARYIIGYAQGKAEFKEPAERLLKGLNLPLTALFSTLGRTAARALECQWAAHQMRYFQDKLVIHIKAGNTATADVSKWKPESWHKEAKGYGFSEAPRGALGHWIKIKGAKIDNYQCVVPTTWNGSPRDHKGNIGAFEAALIGTPMVDPQRPLEILRTIHSFDPCLACSTHVMSPDGQEMASVNVR comes from the coding sequence TTGGCCGTCCAGACACCGAATGGGTTCAATCTCGATCGTTCAGGCAGGCGAATCGTCATCGACCCACTGACGCGGATCGAAGGCCACCTGCGTGTCGAAGCCAATCTCGATTCGGACAATGTGATCCGCAATGCGGTCTCAAGCGGGACGATGTGGCGTGGCATCGAAGTCATCCTGCGCGGACGCGATCCGCGCGACGCCTGGGCGTTCACCGAGCGGATTTGCGGGGTCTGCACCGGCACCCATGCGCTCACCTCCGTGCGCGCGGTTGAAAATGCACTAGGAATTGCGATTCCGGAGAATGCCAATTCGATCCGCAACATCATGCAGCTGTGTCTGCTCGTGCATGATCACCTCGTACATTTCTATCACCTGCACGCGTTGGATTGGGTTGACGTGGTCTCCGCGCTCAAGGCCGATCCCAAGTCCACCTCGGCGCTCGCGCAGTCTATCTCGCCCTGGCCGCTATCGTCCCCCGGCTACTTTAGGGATTTGCAGATCCGGCTCACCAAATTTTTCGGATCAGGGCAGCTCGGTCCGTTCAAGAATGGCTATTGGGGACATCCGGCCTACAAGCTGCCACCGGAAGCGAACTTGATGGCTGTAGCGCATTATCTGGAAGCGCTGGACTTCCAGAAGGAGATCGTCAAGATCCAAGCCATCTATGGTGGCAAGAACCCGCATCCGAACTGGCTGGTCGGCGGCGTGCCCTGCGCGATCAACATCGACGGAACTGGTGCGGTGGGTGCAATCAATATGGAGCGACTGAACATCGTCTCCTCGATCATCGACCGTTCGATCGAGTTTGTCGAGCAGGTCTACCTGCCCGACGTTGTCGCGATCTGCTCGTTCTATAAGGACTGGCTCCATGGCGGCGGACTTTCGAGCAAGAGCGTGATGTCCTATGGCGATATCCCCGAAAACGCAAATGACTCTTCCTGTTTCAAGCTGCCGCGCGGGGTCATTCTTGGTGGCAATCTCAAGGAGATCCTTCCGATCGACCATGGTGATCCCGAGCAGATCCAGGAATTCGTCGCGCATTCATGGTATAGATACCCCAGCGATCGTTGTGGACTGCATCCCTGGGACGGTATCACCGAGCCGTCTTTTGAACTTGGGCCAAAACTCAAAGGCAGCAAGACAGATATCAAGGAACTCGACGAAGGCGGCAAGTATTCCTGGATCAAAGCGCCGCGCTGGCGCGGCCAGGCCGTGGAGGTCGGGCCGTTGGCGCGATACATCATCGGTTATGCGCAAGGCAAAGCCGAGTTCAAGGAGCCGGCCGAGAGACTACTCAAGGGGCTCAATCTTCCCCTGACTGCGCTGTTCTCGACGCTTGGCCGTACTGCGGCGCGGGCGCTCGAATGCCAGTGGGCGGCGCATCAGATGCGTTATTTCCAGGATAAGTTGGTAATCCACATCAAGGCAGGCAATACGGCAACTGCCGACGTCAGCAAGTGGAAGCCGGAAAGCTGGCACAAGGAGGCTAAGGGTTACGGGTTCAGTGAGGCCCCACGCGGCGCGCTTGGGCATTGGATCAAGATCAAGGGCGCCAAGATCGACAATTATCAATGTGTCGTGCCGACGACGTGGAACGGATCTCCTCGCGATCACAAGGGCAATATTGGCGCTTTTGAAGCCGCCCTGATCGGTACCCCGATGGTCGATCCGCAGCGGCCCCTGGAGATCTTGCGCACGATCCATTCCTTTGATCCGTGCTTGGCTTGTTCGACCCACGTGATGAGTCCTGACGGCCAGGAAATGGCCTCAGTGAATGTTCGTTAA
- a CDS encoding DUF418 domain-containing protein produces MSPSERLDAIDVLRGVALFEVLAMNIVTIFRISIFALFLPNVERAGPLDQVVAAVLTVMVELKAFSLLSLLFGVGLAIQFERLAGNARRMILLVRRLLVLLAIGLVHLYLIWNGDILVEYALAGFVVLLFLGGPRWLMAGAALLLLGLYVTMPLLSPIVPLPGAAEMAALAAEATRVYGTGGFFDVLAFRIREVPAIFPLHVMVFPRTVALFLIGALAWRSGVLRRASANRRLLFVIATSAILLGGGLSLSAARQEFFDWPSLGRARFLVEELGVVVMSLGYAAAVIAAVNLPGGRRMLGWAAPLGRMAFTNYLAQSVICGWIFYGYGLGQFGRLGVTATLAIGIFVYVTQVVFSAWWLRRYRFGPVEWLWRSCMYGVPQPIRATVNSAIMRATIAV; encoded by the coding sequence ATGAGCCCGTCGGAGCGGCTCGACGCGATTGACGTGCTGCGGGGCGTGGCCCTGTTCGAGGTGCTCGCGATGAACATCGTGACCATATTTCGGATCTCGATCTTCGCGCTGTTCTTACCGAACGTGGAGCGGGCGGGGCCGCTCGACCAGGTGGTGGCGGCTGTGCTGACGGTTATGGTCGAGTTGAAGGCGTTTTCGCTCCTCTCGCTGCTGTTCGGGGTTGGCCTTGCGATCCAATTCGAGCGGCTTGCCGGCAATGCACGGCGCATGATCTTGCTCGTGCGCAGGCTGCTGGTGTTGCTGGCTATTGGCCTGGTGCATCTCTATTTAATCTGGAACGGGGACATTCTCGTCGAATACGCGCTGGCGGGCTTCGTGGTGCTGCTCTTCCTCGGCGGCCCGCGGTGGCTTATGGCAGGTGCAGCCTTGCTGCTCCTGGGGCTCTACGTGACCATGCCGCTGTTATCGCCGATCGTGCCGCTGCCGGGTGCGGCCGAGATGGCCGCTCTTGCCGCGGAGGCGACGCGTGTGTACGGCACGGGCGGATTTTTCGATGTGCTCGCGTTTCGGATCCGCGAGGTGCCGGCTATTTTTCCGCTGCACGTCATGGTGTTTCCGCGCACTGTCGCGCTGTTCCTCATCGGCGCCCTTGCGTGGCGCAGCGGAGTTTTGCGTCGGGCTTCGGCGAACCGGCGCCTGCTGTTCGTCATCGCAACCTCCGCCATTCTTCTCGGCGGCGGATTGAGTCTCTCGGCAGCACGACAAGAGTTCTTCGATTGGCCGTCGCTCGGTCGCGCGCGCTTTCTGGTGGAAGAGCTGGGCGTTGTCGTAATGTCCCTGGGTTATGCCGCCGCAGTCATCGCCGCTGTGAACCTCCCGGGCGGGCGGAGAATGCTCGGCTGGGCCGCGCCGCTTGGCCGCATGGCGTTCACCAATTATCTGGCGCAATCTGTGATCTGCGGCTGGATCTTCTACGGCTATGGTCTAGGCCAATTTGGCCGCCTCGGCGTGACCGCGACACTGGCGATCGGCATTTTCGTGTATGTCACGCAGGTGGTGTTCAGCGCTTGGTGGCTGCGCCGCTATCGGTTCGGTCCGGTCGAGTGGCTCTGGCGCTCGTGCATGTATGGGGTACCGCAGCCGATCCGGGCAACGGTCAATTCAGCCATCATGCGCGCGACTATAGCAGTTTGA
- a CDS encoding HypC/HybG/HupF family hydrogenase formation chaperone, which translates to MCLGLPMTIVETDGIVALCKYGNEQRRVSVMLLSDASAGAKVLVHIDTAVRLLDENEARLISEALEGLEATLNGQDCDRFFADLIGHEPQLPEHLR; encoded by the coding sequence ATGTGCCTTGGCCTGCCAATGACGATTGTCGAGACCGACGGCATCGTGGCGCTCTGCAAGTATGGCAATGAACAGCGGCGCGTCTCGGTCATGCTGCTCTCCGACGCCTCGGCCGGCGCCAAGGTGCTCGTTCATATCGATACCGCGGTGCGGCTTTTGGATGAAAATGAAGCAAGGCTGATCTCGGAAGCACTTGAAGGACTTGAGGCCACCCTCAACGGCCAGGACTGCGATCGCTTCTTTGCGGACTTGATCGGTCATGAGCCGCAATTGCCCGAGCACCTACGCTAG